The Actinomycetota bacterium DNA segment CTCCGACCTGGAGCGCGACATCCGCCAGTCGATTGCCCGGATCAGGCACAGCCCGTTCGTCCTCCACAAGGACTCGATCCGCGGCTTCATCTACGACGTCACCACCGGCCAGCTCCAGGAGGTCACCTGAGCACCGCCGGCGCGCCTCAGGCGTCGCGGCGGCGCAGCCGCCACGCGGCGAGGGCCAGCACGACGGCGACGTAGAGGCAGAACAGGGCGAACCCGCTCCAGGGCGCGAGCGCCGCCTGGTCGGGCTGCACGGCCGTCACGGCGACGCCGGCCGGCACCGGCAGGTACGGGTAGATGCGGTCCGACCAGGCGGCCGGCAGGAGGCCGGCCAGGAGCTGGGGGGCGAACAGGATGCCGAACAGCCCGGCGACCGCCCCGGCGGTGCTGCGCAGCAGCGCGCCCAGGCCCAGTCCGAGCAGCCCGACGGCGCCGAGGTAGAGCGCGCTGCCGAGCACCGCCCTGGCCACGCCCGGGTCGCTCAGGGGGATGTCGAGGCCCTCGGCCGAGAGGATCGACTGGCCGATCAGGAACGCCGCCACGGCCGCGGGCAGGCACAGCGTGAGCGTGGTCAGGCCGATCACGACGGCCTTGCC contains these protein-coding regions:
- a CDS encoding ABC transporter permease subunit, whose product is MTTTRPATPTRPAGPTAQRVTQARVIRSEWTKLRSVPSTAWSLLAAVGLIVGVGALYSLLRVTRPPSDPAAVASFDPTAVSLTGVQLAELAVGILGVLLVAGEYATGTIRVGFAAVPRRLPVLWGKAVVIGLTTLTLCLPAAVAAFLIGQSILSAEGLDIPLSDPGVARAVLGSALYLGAVGLLGLGLGALLRSTAGAVAGLFGILFAPQLLAGLLPAAWSDRIYPYLPVPAGVAVTAVQPDQAALAPWSGFALFCLYVAVVLALAAWRLRRRDA